GATCTGGCGTTCAGTGGAATAACTCCTTATGGATATTTCCTTATTAGCGCTTGTAAAGGTAGGTGTGTTCTTGAATCTTAGAACCAACCCTTGACAGTAAGCCTGGTCTTCTTTCTAGGCATTGAGCATATAGAGTAATCATTTGTTTAAGTAAGTGACTGTTTATAGGTTAATTGACTGTAAAATAAACCtgaaagtttgttttggtaatcCAAAATTGCAGATGGCAAACCTATGTTGCGCCAGGGAGACACAGGGGACTGGATTGGGACGTTCTTGGGTCACAAGGGTGCTGTCTGGGGTGCCACCTTGAATAAAGAAGCTACAAAAGCAGCTACAGCCGCAGCAGATTTTACAGCGTAAGTACAACCAGTAACAAAATTACATGGGTGAAATAATATTggtgaaatgttattttacattttctatttatttactttattatgaCAGAAAGGTATGGGACGCTGTCACTGGAGATGAGGTCCTCACCCTGGCGCACAAGCACATTGTGAAATCTGTAAACTTCACAGAGGTAATACTTGATGCAGAGAGCCAGATGTTTACAACAACATTAAATCggcttatgccatggtctgtctgaatactcgattctgattggctggcaggtgttgattaaattcgttgaactgcacaggtagttcgaggtcagtttaatcacgttctatattaatgcgcttcctataaacattggtaaccatagtaacacacagttacagttgaatagtaatacagacgaaaataaccgtcatttttatcgttcatgtcaaatattgcagcgcaaatattattaacatctttaatatgtgaatgctggcaaatgaccatggcataaacgggtgcattaaacgatttgaatgcactttctCGGAGGCAACTCCACTGcacgtcgggtggttcttcgcctccacgtcgtgcattcaaatcgtttaatgcacagctagccgttgattatcccttgcatattagaatgatttctaaaggattgtgtgacactaaagagtagggctgcacgatatatcgcatgcgatatatcgtgcagccctactgaAGAGTAttaactgctgaaaattcagatttgccacTGCCGGAgtaaattacatcttaaaatatatttaaaaaatttaattttaatagtcaATTCCAATagaattaagttattttaaattgtaatgtttcatCATATTgatctttttactgtatttgtaatcaaataaatgcagcctaagcatataaaacatttttaaaaattctgacCCCAAAGTTTAGAAACAGTTAGTGTACTTAAATTTGGAAATATCAAATTCTTATATGTGAAGggaaatactttatttttaaaaatataactctttcatgtaatttcaaatacaaaaatgttgCGATTTAAGGCTGAGCAATGTTAAgattcattttttcatctcTATATTTTAAACTATGTATCCAACTACCTTTTGTTCACAGCATGAATTATGTGATTTCAGATAGAAAAAGTTTTAGAATTTGTATCATATGTTAATGTAGAAAAATCTTGTGTAATATAACTTGTTTGCTTGCTGGtttgtattgtatttgttatacttgatttttttaaaattgtttttgccatgaaaatagcctaagatgctgacatggcattaaataaaattatactaCTACTGTCATTTCAGTAATGTCACTTCATTTCATGGTTTTGAACACTCTTGTTAATTGGGCTGTTTTGTTAAATGGAAAGTTTTTACCAGCTTATGTTGAATCAACAGGACAGTAACTATCTCCTGACTGGAGGGAATGATAAAGTACTGCGCATCTATGATCTCAGCAAACCAGAAGCAGGTATGTAAAGTGACGATTTGGATTTGGAAAATCCAATTTTTAGTCATAACTGCTTAAAGATAAAATGACATGTAAGGCGAAATGGCATTTGTAATGCAGAACCCCTGGAGATTGCAGGCCACACCTCTGCCATAAAGAAAGCTCTGTGGTGTAACAATGACCAACAGATTCTCTCGGCCTCTGAGGACAAAACTATCAGGTGTGTGTCCAGAATGGTAATGGAGAAAGTCTTTGAATTTTACAGTAGATGCTTTGCCTTTATGCAGACTGATATTTTATAGTATGTCTATATAAATGTATGATGTGTGTCTGATTCTGAGTTTGTGTTGTCTTTCATGTGTAGACTTTGGGATAAGAACACAAAGGAGGCAGTGAAGACTCTGTCGTTTGATGCCTCTGTCAGCAGCATGGAGTACATTCCTGATGGGGAGATCCTCGTCATCACATACGGGAGAACCATTGCTTTCCACAATGCCCAAAGGTAGATGGCTACAATCTGTCATATAATGCAGATATTACCTTAAAGAACTAATTAGGACAAAAACATGTTCTTAATGTATTGAGAACTGAATGTCAAACGGTTTCTGTTTGATTTCTTCAGTTTGGATCTGATTAAGGCTGTTGATGCCCCTGCTTCCATTCACTCTGCCTCACTGCATCCTGACAAAGACTTTTTTGTGGCTGGAGGAGATGACTTCAAACTTTATAAATATGACTACACCACCAAAGAGGAAATGGGTAGGAATTTAGTTGCTTAATGTAAATAACTGCATtacggaaaaaaaaaactacttataGATTGCctcattaatatataattatttgttcATGCTTGACATTGTTTGTCTCAATTTCAGAGTCATATAAGGGTCACTTCGGGCCCATACACTGTGTGCGGTTTAGCCCTGATGGAGAGCTGTATGCCAGTGGCTCAGAGGACGGCACTCTGCGTCTGTGGCAGACAGCTGTAGGGAAAACATACGGACTGTGGAAATGTGTTTTGCCTGGTGAGTTTATATAGATATTGTCAAGACCGTTAGCATGTAGGGCTGCACAAGTGGTTAAATTAAAACCGAAACTGCAATATTGCTTAgtgcaatttaattaaatatatgcatgctaCTGCATTCTTTTACACTCAAACAGCTCATGATCcagtgttttcagtgtctcCAAGCAGCACAGTTGAGAAGAAATTAAGACagccataaatattagtattgaaAATTTACAgctgtactataaaaaaaacaagaacttaTCAGTAGTTTCAATAGCAGTATATTTATCTTCAATACTTCAATActcctatttttatttaatttcttatttttagtgttttattttaaaatagctatTCTTATTactaaatcaaattaatttattattttatagtcatTGATGTATATATCTATCACAAACTTTAatcgtaattttttttaaatctaaaaaatgGCAATTTGATTGCGCAAATCATGCAGCCCTATTagcatgtatgtatgcatgatTCAAAAAGATGTTGACTTAATTTCTGAAAGCCTATACATACATTATCAGTCTAATACGCATCTATCAATTAATCAAAAGAAAAGCTtgcaatttatgaaaatataacagTGCCATATAAGCACTAAGTCCAAAAGAATTCCAGCACTGTCGTTAGATTTTGAAAGGCTTATGACAGATGTCACTGCTTTTACTTCAGGGATTAGCTGACAAGTGGCTTGTTTTGCCTCTCATTTGCATGAAGAAATGCTCTTTCCGCTCTGCTGTCATACCTACAATATCTGGCACAATCCTGCCTGAGTGAGAATGAATCAAGTGCCTGCTCATCAATAATTCAAtactaaattaattattttatcagtgatttatttctatttgaaagTGCCAGGTCAGGAATAGTTGTGTATCAGATTCTGTACCCAACACTAAAATCTCTCTGTCCCTTTCAGAGGAGCTGACATCAGAGAACTCTGAAGTGCTGTACTGCCCTCCAGCAGAGATCAAGGCCTGAGTtgggagagaaagaggaagacaACGAGGCAAAGGAGGAGAGATCACGGGAGAGGGAGAGGTCAGGGGACGGAATGGGTCAAGAAAACCACACCCCAGCAGAGTGCTGTGCCACCACCCTTCTTCACATGAGACAGACCGCACTGCCGAGCGTGACTTGAGCGTGGAGACAAACCAACACGCATGTACACTTTGTGGAAATGAGCATCAGGAGACGGCGGTAGAGCTGAGAGCACTAGTTCAAATGCTAATCCTCCAGCTGCCTGCTCTTTCTTTGATACCCATGATACACCAGTCAGCTCTTTCATAAGTGGTCGGTTTCTGCAGCACTGTGATCACTTTGGTTAagattattacttttttgttgttttgttttggtatTACAACATGTGCTTTCAGTACATTTCGTTTGTTAATTCGAGAGCTCAATCTTCAGTTTGATAACATCTCTCAGCGGAAGTGCTCCTGAGGAACGTGTTATTCAAATGTTTATCGATAGTGTGAATTTGTGGTAAATGTTTTCCATGACAGCCTGGGAAATATgtaaacctgtaaaagcttaaAAGTGACTTAAGTTCtttaataattttgtctttGGTTGCAACATATGTTGTATCATTTGGCCAATAAAATGACATACCTTTATCAAATtgaatgtttttctttgtgcttgcttttttttatttttattaatcagataataaaagtctttaatttcaaaacattacaaataattCTGCGATATTCTTCACTTTAATTACCCATTAGTCCGTCAGTAGAGGCCTTTAATTTCTTGTCgaattttaaaattattcttaatttattttacattcgaaggattttttttttttttgaatttggTAAAGTGAATCTCTTACAAACAAGTGGTTCAACCCGTCTATTTATCGCctgtgatttttaaatagtcTAGCTACCAATCAGAGCGCTTCTTTCTGCGGAGCGCGTCCAATAGGGGTCTCTCTCCTAAGATGGTCACTGATCCCATAAAAGAAATCGGTCTTAGCCAGCGATAGTGTTCTGCTTAAGCCAACAGACATGTCGGAATTTCTGGAGGACCCGTCTGTGCTCACTAAAGATAAGCTTAAAAGTGCACTGCTGGCCCATAATGTGGCTCTGCCGAACGGCGAACAGAAGAAGGACGTATACGTGCAGCTGTACTTGAAGAATCTGACCGCGCAAAACAAAAAGAGCAGCGGCTCTCCAGATGTCTTCTCCAGCGACGAGGAACTGCCTCCAGCCCCCGTGGTCTCCAACAGGAGCCGCTCTGGCAGGGTGGGTTGCTTGATCTTCCTTGGTTTGGAAATGCTTGCTTTGTTTTGGCTGGTTATTTGCTTTGCATGTAAAATGAATCAAATTGAGTTGATGCAATTCGCAGTTTCGAATTGCATCAGTTGTATCAAGTCGTGCATGTTCTAAAGGCGTGTTTGTTAGTGTAAAATGAAGAGGTTCGGATTATCAGAGTAAATAAATGTCATAAGTGTCCGGTTTGCCCATGCACATGCctcataaatgaaaacaaaccgGCATGGCCAACTTTTACTAGGGTGTCCGGTTCGTGAACGAATCGTTATTTTTGAGCTGGATCATTTGGGTGAATCAATTGAGTTTAGGAAAAGTGTTGCACATGTGTcgtattgaaaatatttgtatgaATTTTATCACACTCGAcatatagtttattttaatgagtAGTAGTGTTAAATTCAAACATGCAGTAATAGCTACATTTAGCCAAGGATTGAGACATTTAACTTGCATTATATTTAGGTTCTAATGACTTCTTATGAGCTGAATCACAGCTGCAAGTACAACTTGGTCTCTTGGAATTACAATAAAAGCCCTTAAGATATAATCAAAACACGTATAATTAATCAAATATGTAGTCTGAACAGCAAAATGTATTCATTGCTTTATTTGAACGCTTATTGTAATATTGTATAACGTTATCACATTTATACGCAGTGCcttgaaagaatcatttttagaaCAGGGTTTTGAAGATAACTGTTCGAATGAACCGATTCGAATGCCGGGCGACAATTTCCCGCGTAAATGAGTCGGTCTGATTCACTGATTTAAACTTCAATCAAGtgtttaaaatcataaatgcaTGACTTGCAGAGATTATAACGTGTCGGAAATCTTACACTGCTGTATGTTATCTCAGTTCCACATCTGTTTTAGGCGTGCCCATTCAATTCATAGGAAACGTAAAAGCCTCCGCTTTATTGTGAATCCTTCAGGGAAGATCCATACTGTGGAAATTTTTACCTAGCATACTAGTCATTCAATaagttttgatttgttttgctaTGCATCTAAATCTGGTGATGTTGCTAGTCCTTGGCATTTCATGAATAATTCTGAGGTGATGAAACACCTGTTTCTTAGAGAGATGTGTTTTTTCCACCAGTTTCTCCAtatttttactcatttttaaTACTCGTAGAATAATCCAACCTGTCTGCACCTGAATAAGCACATGCTTATCGgttatatcttttttttcttttttcttttttttcagtttttccatCAGGTATGAGGGTGTGTCTGTtgttgccatttttattttatttttttatacagatTTCAGAGTCAATACTACAAGTTTCAAGTTAGTTTTGGTTATTCAGCCTACCCCGATTACCTCGAACCTCCACCCAGACACCTACACAGAGACCTTTTATGTTTTAACAGAGATGATTGTTGTTAAAGGCACCTCTCTATACTCCAGTGCCAGTGAATGAGGTAGTGTGGCCTGTCATTGTGTGCCCAATCTTCCTGAAGGAGAGTTTCTTTGTCTGGTCTGCCAAGATGTTTTTTAGCAATAAACATGTCAGTGCGTATTTATTGGGTATAAAAGACTACTCTGTGTTCAGTTGGTAAACAAATCATTAAAACTGGGGATTTtcagattttcatttcaaaatttaaaaggcagctgcttctgtctgtctgtgtgtgtgtgtgtgtctcatgtATAAAGAGGCAGTTTGTactgtgaaaattaatattataaatatctcTAGGCCTATAGTATTGTACAGTTGGAtacttgaatatatatatatttttttaattattaattttaatcagTTTGTTTATAAATGTGTTAGATTTATAACCAAcctttcattttagtttaattccattttaatttatatttatttatgctttaaacACCTTTTCCCCCTTGATTTTTCCATAGATCCCCTAGCACTCTCTTGAGGCCCCCTGGGGGTCCACGGACCCCATTTTGAAAACCGCTGACTTATGGCTCGTTTCCACAGAGCGGTACGGTACGGGACCGAACACTCTGATCAGGCTTGCGTTTCCACTGCCAACCGGAAAGTAGCAATCGACAATAAAACGCGACGataagcacaactctgcctctTTTAAGTCATAATAGCcatttataaaagtataagtacaaagtataagaggcttatataagaagaaataaagacaaaagaacaaTTCAGTCAAATGTATGCTACAGAGTCAGTACTAtggtaaagttcaaaataaatgtaaagtttaACTGTGCTCAGTCAAAACGATATGACCagaaacaaataatagattcatgAGACCATGAATGCCTGTTAAATATACACGCAACAAattgtatctcatgtttaatcactacagagacatcagagccagcggcaaatgtcagaaggactagccgagcTAAGGCTGCTCTATGCGGACacatgagcactgagcgcccGGTGATCGCCTGGAGCTCCAAAATCGGcatagcaaattttcaaataggcgctatctttataaataaaccacagATTTGAGATTTAAACAATTACATTCTCTCCtgaaaaaactcttaaaactacatttcatgacacaataacagtaatatttagaaaattacgcaggtttttgggcaatgacgtttcacaagtccacaagaacgcatattgagaaacggctattgtctgtgtgaaattataaaatacactgttctaatttttttgtgtgtttgtttgcacaCTCTGATGTAATAAGCCGAACACAGCAGAGCGAAACG
The sequence above is drawn from the Onychostoma macrolepis isolate SWU-2019 chromosome 04, ASM1243209v1, whole genome shotgun sequence genome and encodes:
- the strap gene encoding serine-threonine kinase receptor-associated protein, with translation MAMRQTPLTCSGHTRPVVDLAFSGITPYGYFLISACKDGKPMLRQGDTGDWIGTFLGHKGAVWGATLNKEATKAATAAADFTAKVWDAVTGDEVLTLAHKHIVKSVNFTEDSNYLLTGGNDKVLRIYDLSKPEAEPLEIAGHTSAIKKALWCNNDQQILSASEDKTIRLWDKNTKEAVKTLSFDASVSSMEYIPDGEILVITYGRTIAFHNAQSLDLIKAVDAPASIHSASLHPDKDFFVAGGDDFKLYKYDYTTKEEMESYKGHFGPIHCVRFSPDGELYASGSEDGTLRLWQTAVGKTYGLWKCVLPEELTSENSEVLYCPPAEIKA